The Budorcas taxicolor isolate Tak-1 chromosome 2, Takin1.1, whole genome shotgun sequence nucleotide sequence TTAATAATCTGCTCTTGAGTAAGCACGATATGAAAGCCCGAAACTAACGGGAGCACCCCCTGAAGGTCCAAAGCTCTTGTGGGCAGCTGTGAGCTCAAAACCTTTATAATCTGTTTCCATGACAAAGAAAAGAGTTTTCTGTAAAAAGCCAAAATtttcctgtaaatctaaaactattcaaAAACAGAGGGTCTGACACTGGTATATCAGTTACAGAAGCATTTAGCTGCAGTAAAAGAATATCTGACCAGCAGTGGCTTAATAGCACACAAGAAGGATagaggcagattctcaaccacatCCTTACACCTGCAGCTTCTGAATCTTTGTTCACTGCCAATTTAGCACATCAATTCGTAGCCTCATGGTGATAAGATGTCTGCTAAAGGCTAGGTATTACATCTGCATCTTAGAAGGAGGATGGTGGGAAAGGATCATGTTAGCTGAATAGGTCCCTTctatcagaaaaacaacaacaaagtcttcCCAAGAAACCACCCATCAGATGTCTGCTTCCATGGCGACCTTGCAGGAGACTTTGGAAGGGAGTATCTAGCTTTCCCTGTCTCTTTGGTAGAGGAAGCAAGGGAGGGGCATTGGAATGGGTTTTGCCTTAGCCAACCAAAGGAGTCTGCCACCAAGGGGGCTCAAAGGTGTGGCCTTCTCAGGGGCTTCGGTTGGGACGGCATTGAAGGTAGGGGTGGAGGGTGGCGAGGGATGGGGCATGgcggaaactgaggcacaagaagCAGGAGCCAGAGAAcaaagatggagacagagaaaggGTAAGCGGACAGGGGCAGGACGTGGGGGAGTGAGGAGCAGAGGGAGAGCCTGGCAGACAGGGGGGAAACCAAGGCAGGGAGGAGGGCGACGGACGAGGTGGCGGAGGACTGAGCCCAGAGAGGCGGGAAGGGGATGAGGGAAGCGTGGCGACAAAGAGGGACCAGGTCACAGAGGGAGGGGCCACACCTGAGCCACCTGCTCACTTCCCAGGCCGGTTCCCAGGCCAGATTAGCGTTTGTTTACTCGCttaacatttctttatttattgggCTGTCCCAGGTCTCAGTGGCGGCACGCAGGAGCCCCACTGTAACACGCGggcctctctagctgcagcacgCAGCTCTAGAGCGTTTGGGCTCAccagttgcaacatgtgggcttagttgccccgaggcatgtggaatcctagttctccagccaaggatcaaacccaaatccccTGCAagggaaggcggattcttaattaccgggccaacagggaagtcccagtgtgtGTGAATAAGAGCAACCCCACAGCATTTACCTTGATCTGATATTAACCAGATGCGTGAGTGGGTGCCAAGTTGACTCAggcgtgtttgactcttttccaccccatggactgactgcagcctcccaggctcctctgtcgatgggattctccaggcaagaatactggggtgggttgccatgccttcctctaggggatttttctgataacccaaggatcgaaactgagcctcctgtgtctcctacattgcaccCAAATTCtatatcactgagtcaccagggaagcccagtattaaCATGGGGGTGATAAAAAAATACGAACAAAAGTCTTAAAACAGTGCTACCAGTAAAGGATACCTACCTACCAACCATATCGGTACTGCCTTCTCAAGTCTACCGCACTGACATTTCTCACTGGGGACCCTGGAGCAGCCACGCATCTCTGTCCTCTTCATGGCTGGGCCTACGTGTCTTCCTGTTGGAAAAAATCTCTCGCACACACTCATCAAACCAACCACCCAGCCCTCTCTCTGCACGCTGGGAAGCCTGGGTGGGGCTGGCACAGGGTCCCAGAAAGGGTTTGGCCTCCCAGGCCCTGGGAGGAAAGGCAGGTTGGTTAAGGGGAGCCTGCGTGAGCACTAGCTGGTCCCAGGCAGACCCCCTGGTGGCCTAGGACTGGGCTCCCAGCCCCACCCGTAGGGACAGCTGAGGTGACTCAAGGCTCCCCCCGGCCCCCAAGCAGAGACCTGCTGTCTCATTGTTTTTCTCCTTCGTCCTTCTGAGGGAGGATTCAGAGAGTTGGCAGTGAGTCATTCAGTGCGTCAGCTTCTGGGAGCCCTGGCTGCCTCAGCCCAAATCTGAGACACCTGGTTCTGCCCGGCGGGCGGAGGGGGACACCCCCTCTCTTGTGTGTTTGGGGGGTTCTCTCAGCCAGCCCCATTTCAGAAATTCAACAGGCAGGTTGTGGGCCTGCCTGGCCCTGCAGCCCCCACCTAGCTTTCAGGTGACAGAGCTGGGcctcctgtctcctctccctGCTGGCCTCCCTGGTGGGAGGGGGTTATAAAAGGCCAGCACCAAGGTCAGAGGTCAGGATGTTGACTCCCAGGTGGGTAGGACACCTGGCTCCCTGGCCAGGCCACCATCCATACTGCTACCTGCCTGCCCCCATTTTAACCCCAATCGGACCCCTGCTGACCAGTGTCCACTacccaggggaaaaaaacaggaactggggaataaataataataaagaaatgggtttccctggtggctcagacggtaaagaatctgcctgcaatgctagaggcCCGGgatggatccctgggtagggaagatcccctggagaaggaaatggcaacccactccagtattcttgcctggagaatcccatggacaggggagcccggcggactacagtccttggtgtcgcagagttggacacgactgaacgactcagAACGGggaataaataatttattgaagTTGGAGGAATAAATAAGATATGTGGGTGCGGTTACAAATAACTGTAAAAAGCATTGACATGTATATACACAAAGGCGCTCCGGGCCTAAGGGGTGGGGCCTGAGCCCGGAGAGGGGCGGGGCCTCCCGCGGAGGCGATCCGGCGCCGGGTCGCGGGCGCCCCCCGGAGGTAGACGGCTTATTTACAGCGGAGGAGACCGCGAGAGGTCTCCCCTGGTCCCTAGTCCGCGCGGCGCCTCTCGGCCCCGCGCCCCCAGGGCCCAGCCCCGGCGGCCTGTGGGCCCGCCCCGCTGCGCGCGCCCGCGGAGCTGCACCCCGTGCACGATCCTCTGCACCCAGGAGCGGTGGGCGGCCAGGCTGATGTAGACCCCGGGCCGGTTGCGCTCCGCACAGCCCTCGCCCCAGCTGATGACGCCCGCCAGCAGCCAGGTGCCCTCGACCTGGCACATCAGGGGGCCTCCGGAGTCGCcctgaggagaggaaggaaggtgaGGGGCTCGCGTGAGCCAAGGGGTGGGCAGAGCCCAGTACCCGCGCCGCAGCAGGTGGCGGACGGGCCATTTCTCCAGACCTTGGGGCCTGGACCAGCGAGGTCCTAACTAGCGCCCCGGGGCAGGGAGGGCCCCCCTTCCCAGGCTCACTCCTGGTGAGAAGCACCTAGTGCTAGACCTTCTCCCTCACAGCGCTGGAGGCACGGAGCGAGGGCTGTGGTCTGCCTCACTGATGAGGAAACCACGCTCAGAAAGAAGAGTGTCTCAGACCAGCTGTGCAAGGTCCCACAGTCCGCCATCCTCCTCCCTGTAgcctgctgggggcggggggccagGACCATAGCacccactccttggatgtggctCCCTGAGAATGGGGTCAGGCACACCCCATTCTCACCATGTCCCACTACGTCTGATGTATGAACAAAGGCAAGAACAGCTGAGGCCAGGCTCGGGCCGGGTTCTATAGGCATCTCTCTAGGGGGACTGCCAGGTCAGGGCAGATTCTAGACGGAGGCCCAGCAAGGTGAGGGGTGTTGGAGCTGAGTGGGGCAGGGCCGGGAAGGAGGCAGGTGCTCACCAGACAGGCGTCTCGCTCCCCCTCCAGGTAGCCAGCACACAGCATGTCCTCGGTGATGGCGCCCTGCCCAGCTCCCCGCCAGTACAGGCGGCCGCAGGTGGCCGAGTCGATGATGGGGACCTTCAGCTTCTGGAGGGTctgagggtggggcaggggcactgggagcagagaggagagagtCAGGCTTGGGAGGCTCTCCTGCTGGCCTCCTCAGTCCCCTCCATCCCCCTTAGGAGCATTTCTCAAAGGGTAAATGGATCAACTCTGTCAGGCTCGGCCACGATGCCTGCGGAAAACTCAAATTCCAGGACTCCACTCTGGACCTACTGAATCCTAAAGGAATGTGCAGCCTGAAATTCTGAACCTTTAATGAGATCTCTGATGCCCACAAGAAGGTTCAAACCAATGACCCTGCTTGTCCCGTCTCAGGCACTACTTTATCCAGCTTGAGGACTGCTACAGACTAACGGCCACTTGGTGTTGAATGTTATCGGGACTTGAAGGACCTCCCCATTCCCTAGAGGGATTGCAGACCCTAGGGTTGGTTGGTCACTTTCCCCAGTCCATAAATCCAACTTTCACAGGAGCCCCTGAGAATGACCAGGGGGAGGCTGGGTGAAACTTCAGTGTCAGTGGGATTCCTCAGATGCCCAAAATGGTGTCATTTCTCTTAATTCTTCTGAAATCTGGTTAAAGTCCCGTTTTCTTACATTTTGTCCTTTCTttgtctctcctctctccctctctctctctttctacacacacacactacagctTTTCTGCTTCTTACTTTCTAATCTGCTTTGTGTTCTAGATGAGGTTTTCCAAACTTTCAGACTTGGTTTGTCAATTATATTTTACCCTtatggggaagactcttgagagtcccttggactgcaaggagatccaaccagtccattctgaaggagatgagccctggatgttctttggaaggactgatgctaaagctgaaactccaatactttggccacctcatgcaaagagttgactcattggaaaagactctgatgctgggagggattgggggcaagaggaaaaggggacgacagaggatgagatggctggatggcatcaccgactcgatggacgtgagtttgagtgaactccaggagatggtgatggacagggaggcctggtgtgctgtgattcatggggtcgcaaagagtcagacacgactgagcgactgaactgaactgatggagaattACATTTTTTCCTGGGAATTTTGCCTGCAATTGTGTCATGATGCCACCAGGGGGCACCTACTTCTGACTTGGAGTCTCAGGGCTGTTTTCTCATTCTGCGGGTTGGGCTTGGCCCCATAGAAAtctctagtgtgtgtgtgctcagtcactaagtggtgtctgactctttgcaaccccatggactgtagccctccaggctcctctgtccttgggattttccaggcaagaatactggagcaggttaccatttcccagggatcgaagcggcatctcctgtgtctcctgcattggcaggtgaatttttaacccctgagctacctgagaagccccagaaaCCTATCAGTCTTTCCTATATCACTTCATAGCTTGGTTGATCTGGCAGTCAGAACACAGCTTAAGCTACCTTTTAACTAGAACTGATCTGAAGTTGTCTACCTTTGTTTCTAGGTCATCACATTTCTGGGCTGCAGACCATCTTTTTTCCTCTGGATCATGCTCGGCCCCTGGCCTCTGTTCTTTGCCACCCGTGGGACCTgtatctcccagtgtttgctaccctctgtccccacccacccccgccccggaAGAAGCCGCACCTCCATCTTGGACGCTCCCCCAGCCGGCAATCCAGCAGTCGGTATCCGGAGAGAGCTGGACGGTGGAGTCGGGCAGGCAGATGGGCAGGACGCGCTCAGAGAACTGGATGGCGTGCTCCAGGTGCACCAGGGCTATGTCAGCGCGGGAGCCCTCCTTCCAGGAGTACACAGGATGGGGCTGCGCCCAGGTGATACCCACCTCCTGGGACCTCGGGCCAGGGTTCCCCAGCTGCCAGGCCCCCAGCAGTACAGAGAACTGGGTTGGTTTGTCCAGATTACTAAAAGGAAGAGGGTGGGGGGTTGGCATCAGCCAGGAACTGCTGGGTGGCCAGGAAGGGCCTGGGAAGGGTTTCTGGGGAATGGCACGCATATGAAGGCCCCTGGAGTGCAAAAGGGGGgcgaccctggtggctcagtggtaaagaacctgtctgcaatgcaggagacagggatttgatccctgggtcaggatgaacccctgaagaagggaatggctacccactccaatattcttg carries:
- the PRSS22 gene encoding brain-specific serine protease 4, yielding MVVPATPPTLRAPCLGVLASLLILAAPATLDAVKTAGPPACGKRLQLNRIVGGEDSSDAEWPWVVSIRKNGTHHCAGSLLTSRWVLTAAHCFKDNLDKPTQFSVLLGAWQLGNPGPRSQEVGITWAQPHPVYSWKEGSRADIALVHLEHAIQFSERVLPICLPDSTVQLSPDTDCWIAGWGSVQDGVPLPHPQTLQKLKVPIIDSATCGRLYWRGAGQGAITEDMLCAGYLEGERDACLGDSGGPLMCQVEGTWLLAGVISWGEGCAERNRPGVYISLAAHRSWVQRIVHGVQLRGRAQRGGPTGRRGWALGARGREAPRGLGTRGDLSRSPPL